One stretch of Malus domestica chromosome 14, GDT2T_hap1 DNA includes these proteins:
- the LOC103424311 gene encoding aluminum-activated malate transporter 8-like produces MEITELETAGEEKVRFFLRLCRWLKALLGKLSTKVVKVVKSIIKLGQDDPRRVTHSLKVALALTLVSILYYWRVLFDGIGIAGIWAVITVVVVFEFTVGATLSKGLNRGFATFIAGALGLGATRIASLFGVKGEPIVLGIFVFLLAAASTFSRFFPRIKARYDYGVLIFILTFSMVTVSGYHVEGILEMSNQRLLTIAIGGGTCMIISAFVCPVWAGEDLHKLISSNIENLANYLVGFGGEYFPLPKDGKSAGIVSKSKESFLQGYKSVLNSKSSEESLANFARWEPGHGHFKFRHPWKQYLKIGALARQCAYQIETLNGHINSDAQVPPEFLQIIQDSCKTMSIESGKALKALAVAIKTMEEPKDACEHLENSKTAVKDLKIALKAASLETADILAIVPAATVASILVEIVKGVEKISKSVHELSELAHFKKAVECTVSQEKPLLLHRGSVHPVLLDGEDAHVIITVGETNIGSQENEINPQAPKGPKPREEA; encoded by the exons ATGGAGATCACCGAGTTAGAAACTGCAGGGGAAGAGAAGGTCAGGTTTTTCTTGCGGCTGTGCAGATGGCTCAAGGCCTTGCTCGGAAAGTTGAGTACCAAGGTTGTCAAAGTTGTAAAGAGCATTATAAAGCTAGGACAAGACGACCCAAGGAGAGTAACTCACTCTCTAAAAGTGGCTTTGGCTCTTACATTGGTGTCCATATTATACTACTGGAGAGTCCTTTTCGATGGTATTGGGATTGCTGGAATCTGGGCGGTGATAACCGTGGTAGTAGTGTTTGAATTCACTGTAG GTGCAACCCTCAGCAAAGGTTTAAATAGAGGTTTTGCAACATTCATTGCTGGTGCTCTTGGCCTTGGAGCTACTCGCATAGCTAGTCTTTTTGGAGTGAAAGGAGAACCCATTGTGCTTGGGATCTTTGTCTTCCTACTAG CTGCAGCATCTACATTCTCACGGTTCTTCCCACGGATAAAGGCGAGATATGACTATGGGGTGTTGATATTCATATTAACATTTAGCATGGTGACTGTCTCGGGGTACCATGTTGAAGGGATCTTGGAGATGTCAAATCAGAGACTCTTAACAATTGCAATAGGTGGAGGAACCTGCATGATCATATCAGCTTTTGTTTGTCCAGTATGGGCTGGTGAAGATCTGCACAAGCTGATATCTTCCAATATAGAAAATCTTGCAAACTACCTAGTAG GTTTTGGTGGTGAATATTTTCCATTACCTAAGGATGGAAAGTCTGCAGGCATTGTCTCCAAAAGTAAGGAATCATTTCTTCAAGGATATAAGAGTGTCCTCAACTCAAAAAGCAGTGAAGAATCCTTG GCAAATTTTGCAAGATGGGAACCAGGACATGGCCATTTTAAATTTCGCCATCCATGGAAGCAGTACTTGAAGATCGGTGCCCTTGCCAGGCAATGTGCCTACCAGATTGAAACTTTAAATGGTCACATCAACTCAGATGCACAA GTACCACCAGAATTTTTACAGATAATTCAAGACTCCTGCAAAACTATGAGTATTGAGTCTGGAAAAGCGCTAAAAGCATTAGCCGTAGCAATCAAAACCATGGAAGAACCAAAAGATGCTTGTGAACATTTGGAGAACTCCAAGACTGCAGTCAAAGACCTCAAAATTGCACTCAAAGCTGCATCACTAGAAACTGCAGACATACTTGCAATTGTACCAGCTGCAACAGTTGCTTCAATACTAGTTGAGATTGTGAAAGGGGtagaaaaaatttctaaatcagTTCATGAGCTTTCTGAACTAGCACACTTCAAAAAAGCTGTGGAGTGCACTGTATCACAAGAGAAGCCACTGTTGCTGCACAGGGGAAGCGTTCACCCTGTGCTTTTGGATGGTGAAGATGCCCATGTTATAATCACCGTAGGTGAAACAAACATTGGTTCCCAAGAAAATGAGATTAATCCTCAGGCACCAAAAGGCCCAAAACCAAGGGAGGAAGCGTAA